In the Paramormyrops kingsleyae isolate MSU_618 chromosome 6, PKINGS_0.4, whole genome shotgun sequence genome, one interval contains:
- the LOC111855835 gene encoding solute carrier family 26 member 6-like isoform X1 — protein sequence MEQKRRVGYAIQREVLDEQNVEELAEKSDAKTPLSEKIKKSLRCSGPRVKRSMLSCVPIVSWLRRYSLRDWAIGDLVSGISVGIMHLPQGMAYALLAAVPPVFGLYSSFYPILVYFIFGTSRHISVGTYAVMSVMIGGVTERIAPDSNFLIWDNVTNTSVMDTYTRDHERVKIAAAVTFLSGILQVLLGMVQFGFVVTYLSEPLVRGYTTAAAINVIVSQLKYFFGIQPERFSGPFSLIYTVIDVCYLLPKTNIGTLVVSIVTTVGLIGAKEVNSLLARKLPVPIPVELLAIIIATVISWQFNLDTKYGVEVVGPIPSGLQPPMVPEVSILGQVIGDAFALAIVGYGIAISLGRIFALKYGYRVDSNQELIALGLSNTVGGLFQCFAISCSMSRSLVQESTGGKTQVASALSAFVILIILLKIGELFEQLPKAVLAAIIYVNLHGMMKQFSDIRILWRTNRVDMVVWIATLILTVLFNPDMGLAASIAFSILTVIFRTQLPQYSILGQVKGTDIYRPINKYKQAYQLPGLFIFRSSATLYFANAEMYADALSAKSGIDITKILTRKRKQDLKKLRREKKEAKKAKKEAKKAAKMETKMEAKMDSDTEAEPETETDEYELEEPEPPQISTVATVEGNFQTDHALPHAIILDLSPVNFLDTVGVKTLRNIQKDYGEIGVEVILAGCQPCVVESLERGEFFSEKVTKGCLFSSLHDAVLHCQKDEARQHITDQVLAGTHL from the exons ATGGAGCAGAAGAGACGCGTGGGGTACGCAATTCAACGTGAGGTGCTGGACGAGCAGAATGTGGAGGAATTGGCAGAGAAATCAGATGCCAAGACTCCCCTCTCAGAAAAGATAAAGAAGTCACTGAG GTGTTCAGGGCCCAGGGTGAAACGCTCCATGCTGAGCTGTGTTCCTATTGTTTCCTGGCTGCGCCGGTACTCGCTGAGGGACTGGGCCATCGGAGACCTGGTGTCAGGCATCAGTGTGGGCATCATGCACCTGCCCCAGG GAATGGCGTACGCCCTGCTGGCTGCCGTTCCCCCGGTCTTTGGACTCTACTCTTCTTTCTACCCCATCTTGGTTTACTTCATCTTTGGGACATCTCGCCACATCTCAGTGG GCACCTATGCGGTGATGAGCGTGATGATCGGAGGGGTGACAGAACGCATCGCCCCGGACTCCAACTTCTTAATTTGGGACAATGTGACCAACACGAGTGTGATGGACACCTATACCCGTGACCACGAGAGGGTGAAGATCGCCGCTGCGGTCACCTTTCTGTCTGGCATTTTACAG GTTTTGCTGGGTATGGTGCAGTTCGGCTTTGTGGTGACCTATCTCTCTGAGCCACTGGTCAGGGGATACACCACTGCTGCCGCCATCAATGTTATTGTCTCCCAGCTCAAATACTTCTTCGGAATCCAACCGGAACGTTTCAGCGGGCCTTTCTCCCTGATTTAC ACGGTGATTGATGTTTGCTACTTGCTTCCGAAGACAAACATTGGAACTCTTGTGGTCAGTATTGTGACCACGGTCGGCCTTATTGGTGCCAAAGAGGTCAACTCACTTCTTGCCCGCAAACTACCAGTACCCATTCCTGTGGAACTGCTGGCT ATCATCATAGCCACAGTGATTTCCTGGCAGTTCAACCTAGATACAAAATATGGAGTGGAGGTAGTGGGACCCATCCCATCTGG CCTCCAGCCCCCGATGGTACCCGAGGTCTCCATTCTTGGACAGGTGATAGGAGATGCTTTCGCTTTGGCCATTGTTGGATATGGCATTGCCATTTCCCTGGGCAGAATATTCGCACTCAAATATGGCTACAGAGTGGACAGCAACCAG GAGCTGATAGCCTTGGGCCTCAGTAACACGGTTGGAGGGCTGTTCCAGTGCTTCGCCATCAGTTGCTCCATGTCCCGCAGTCTTGTCCAGGAGAGCACTGGAGGAAAAACTCAG GTGGCTAGTGCTCTCTCAGCTTTTGTGATTCTCATCATTTTGTTGAAGATTGGAGAGCTCTTTGAGCAGCTTCCTAAG GCAGTGCTGGCAGCCATCATTTACGTGAACCTGCATGGGATGATGAAGCAGTTCAGTGACATCCGCATACTCTGGAGGACTAACCGAGTGGACATG GTTGTGTGGATCGCCACCCTGATCCTCACTGTGCTGTTTAACCCCGACATGGGCTTGGCAGCCTCCATCGCCTTCTCCATACTCACCGTCATCTTCAGGACTCAGCT GCCTCAGTACTCCATCCTTGGCCAGGTCAAGGGCACTGATATCTATAGACCCATCAACAAGTACAAGCAG GCGTACCAGCTGCCAGGCTTGTTTATTTTTCGCTCTTCTGCCACGCTGTACTTCGCCAACGCTGAGATGTATGCAGATGCCCTTTCAGCAAAG AGTGGGATTGATATCACCAAGATCCTGACACGTAAGAGGAAGCAAGATCTAAAGAAGCTGAGGAGGGAGAAGAAAGAGGCCAAAAAGGCCAAGAAGGAGGCAAAGAAGGCGGCCAAGATGGAGACCAAGATGGAGGCCAAGATGGATTCCGATACAGAGGCGGAACCGGAGACTGAAACGGACGAATATGAATTG GAAGAACCCGAACCCCCGCAGATCAGTACCGTGGCAACGGTGGAAGGGAATTTTCAGACAGACCACGCCCTTCCTCACGCCATCATCCTGGACCTGAGTCCTGTGAATTTCCTGGATACTGTGGGAGTGAAGACATTGCGCAAT atccagaaagacTATGGGGAAATCGGGGTGGAAGTCATTTTGGCAGGCTGTCAGC CCTGTGTTGTGGAGAGTCTGGAGAGAGGAGAGTTCTTCAGTGAGAAAGTCACCAAGGGATGCCTCTTCTCTTCGCTTCATGATGCGGTGCTTCATTGTCAGAAAGATGAGGCCAGGCAGCACATAACTGACCAG GTTTTGGCAGGAACTCACTTGTAA
- the LOC111855835 gene encoding solute carrier family 26 member 6-like isoform X2 produces MEQKRRVGYAIQREVLDEQNVEELAEKSDAKTPLSEKIKKSLRCSGPRVKRSMLSCVPIVSWLRRYSLRDWAIGDLVSGISVGIMHLPQGMAYALLAAVPPVFGLYSSFYPILVYFIFGTSRHISVGTYAVMSVMIGGVTERIAPDSNFLIWDNVTNTSVMDTYTRDHERVKIAAAVTFLSGILQVLLGMVQFGFVVTYLSEPLVRGYTTAAAINVIVSQLKYFFGIQPERFSGPFSLIYTVIDVCYLLPKTNIGTLVVSIVTTVGLIGAKEVNSLLARKLPVPIPVELLAIIIATVISWQFNLDTKYGVEVVGPIPSGLQPPMVPEVSILGQVIGDAFALAIVGYGIAISLGRIFALKYGYRVDSNQELIALGLSNTVGGLFQCFAISCSMSRSLVQESTGGKTQVASALSAFVILIILLKIGELFEQLPKAVLAAIIYVNLHGMMKQFSDIRILWRTNRVDMVVWIATLILTVLFNPDMGLAASIAFSILTVIFRTQLPQYSILGQVKGTDIYRPINKYKQAYQLPGLFIFRSSATLYFANAEMYADALSAKSGIDITKILTRKRKQDLKKLRREKKEAKKAKKEAKKAAKMETKMEAKMDSDTEAEPETETDEYELEEPEPPQISTVATVEGNFQTDHALPHAIILDLSPVNFLDTVGVKTLRNIQKDYGEIGVEVILAGCQLEILDASKEKRGLFKMSTKHLLSGT; encoded by the exons ATGGAGCAGAAGAGACGCGTGGGGTACGCAATTCAACGTGAGGTGCTGGACGAGCAGAATGTGGAGGAATTGGCAGAGAAATCAGATGCCAAGACTCCCCTCTCAGAAAAGATAAAGAAGTCACTGAG GTGTTCAGGGCCCAGGGTGAAACGCTCCATGCTGAGCTGTGTTCCTATTGTTTCCTGGCTGCGCCGGTACTCGCTGAGGGACTGGGCCATCGGAGACCTGGTGTCAGGCATCAGTGTGGGCATCATGCACCTGCCCCAGG GAATGGCGTACGCCCTGCTGGCTGCCGTTCCCCCGGTCTTTGGACTCTACTCTTCTTTCTACCCCATCTTGGTTTACTTCATCTTTGGGACATCTCGCCACATCTCAGTGG GCACCTATGCGGTGATGAGCGTGATGATCGGAGGGGTGACAGAACGCATCGCCCCGGACTCCAACTTCTTAATTTGGGACAATGTGACCAACACGAGTGTGATGGACACCTATACCCGTGACCACGAGAGGGTGAAGATCGCCGCTGCGGTCACCTTTCTGTCTGGCATTTTACAG GTTTTGCTGGGTATGGTGCAGTTCGGCTTTGTGGTGACCTATCTCTCTGAGCCACTGGTCAGGGGATACACCACTGCTGCCGCCATCAATGTTATTGTCTCCCAGCTCAAATACTTCTTCGGAATCCAACCGGAACGTTTCAGCGGGCCTTTCTCCCTGATTTAC ACGGTGATTGATGTTTGCTACTTGCTTCCGAAGACAAACATTGGAACTCTTGTGGTCAGTATTGTGACCACGGTCGGCCTTATTGGTGCCAAAGAGGTCAACTCACTTCTTGCCCGCAAACTACCAGTACCCATTCCTGTGGAACTGCTGGCT ATCATCATAGCCACAGTGATTTCCTGGCAGTTCAACCTAGATACAAAATATGGAGTGGAGGTAGTGGGACCCATCCCATCTGG CCTCCAGCCCCCGATGGTACCCGAGGTCTCCATTCTTGGACAGGTGATAGGAGATGCTTTCGCTTTGGCCATTGTTGGATATGGCATTGCCATTTCCCTGGGCAGAATATTCGCACTCAAATATGGCTACAGAGTGGACAGCAACCAG GAGCTGATAGCCTTGGGCCTCAGTAACACGGTTGGAGGGCTGTTCCAGTGCTTCGCCATCAGTTGCTCCATGTCCCGCAGTCTTGTCCAGGAGAGCACTGGAGGAAAAACTCAG GTGGCTAGTGCTCTCTCAGCTTTTGTGATTCTCATCATTTTGTTGAAGATTGGAGAGCTCTTTGAGCAGCTTCCTAAG GCAGTGCTGGCAGCCATCATTTACGTGAACCTGCATGGGATGATGAAGCAGTTCAGTGACATCCGCATACTCTGGAGGACTAACCGAGTGGACATG GTTGTGTGGATCGCCACCCTGATCCTCACTGTGCTGTTTAACCCCGACATGGGCTTGGCAGCCTCCATCGCCTTCTCCATACTCACCGTCATCTTCAGGACTCAGCT GCCTCAGTACTCCATCCTTGGCCAGGTCAAGGGCACTGATATCTATAGACCCATCAACAAGTACAAGCAG GCGTACCAGCTGCCAGGCTTGTTTATTTTTCGCTCTTCTGCCACGCTGTACTTCGCCAACGCTGAGATGTATGCAGATGCCCTTTCAGCAAAG AGTGGGATTGATATCACCAAGATCCTGACACGTAAGAGGAAGCAAGATCTAAAGAAGCTGAGGAGGGAGAAGAAAGAGGCCAAAAAGGCCAAGAAGGAGGCAAAGAAGGCGGCCAAGATGGAGACCAAGATGGAGGCCAAGATGGATTCCGATACAGAGGCGGAACCGGAGACTGAAACGGACGAATATGAATTG GAAGAACCCGAACCCCCGCAGATCAGTACCGTGGCAACGGTGGAAGGGAATTTTCAGACAGACCACGCCCTTCCTCACGCCATCATCCTGGACCTGAGTCCTGTGAATTTCCTGGATACTGTGGGAGTGAAGACATTGCGCAAT atccagaaagacTATGGGGAAATCGGGGTGGAAGTCATTTTGGCAGGCTGTCAGC TGGAAATTTTAGATGCTTCAAAGGAGAAACGAGGGCTCTTTAAGATGTCTACAAAACACCTGCTGAGCGGGACGTAA
- the LOC140577648 gene encoding uncharacterized protein has translation MTAWEVQSLSEPSFARIDLPPPTTHVPLPLDSPHVPEPMGVPAISPAHSPLAVTPPGTDKFTKVFRNPLPQCRPPRLPPLRPITNTSFSRSFTFSFFQLPLHLSTRGRAERISLPRQVQN, from the coding sequence ATGACGGCTTGGGAAGTCCAGTCTTTGTCTGAGCCCTCCTTTGCGCGCATCGACCTTCCCCCTCCGACCACTCATGTACCACTGCCATTGGACAGCCCACACGTTCCCGAGCCAATGGGAGTCCCAGCTATAAGCCCCGCCCATAGCCCCCTAGCTGTCACACCCCCAGGCACTGATAAATTCACGAAAGTGTTCCGTAATCCTCTCCCCCAATGCCGCCCGCCCCGCCTGCCCCCTCTGCGGCCCATCACCAACACCAGCTTCTCACGCAGTTTCACCTTCTCGTTCTTCCAGCTCCCGCTGCACCTGTCCACTCGTGGCCGTGCTGAGCGCATCTCGCTACCGCGCCAGGTCCAAAACTGA